Proteins encoded by one window of Erythrobacter sp.:
- a CDS encoding exopolysaccharide biosynthesis polyprenyl glycosylphosphotransferase — protein MVDGLKVRQVETDRLSGALLEGGALCGALAEVRLVRTELPTAPVNGLVRSLEQWRLRAYLALLVGDVVILLGSFLAVSVIYFGTITNWAMLQGGMLSAYVILPLYLTIALYNGTYSRRSLTDWQATSIKAIAALLLSAALLNLLAFFAKSNAELSRLVFAVGLIVSIVPLVALRIGMTKAIRRKFGRSVINRLVIQAGGPPIDLPYAQVIDAVAHGLRPDAGDPWALDRLGKYLRNMDEVIVSCSGNDRGDWARVLKGTGIHGEVLHPLSREIGAIGVVHHDVAGVSALQVSTGRLGMRARAAKRGFDIVVSLSALVLLAPLMLLVALAIKLEDGGPVFFVQQRMGRGNQLFDILKFRSMRAADAAGDRSAARDDDRVTRIGRFIRRTSIDELPQLLNVLRGDMAIIGPRPHALGSKAGSKLFWHVDRNYWQRHGFRPGITGLAQVRGHRGATDTEEHLTDRLLADMEYMQNWSLWRDMGILLATLRVLVHDRAF, from the coding sequence ATGGTTGACGGGCTTAAAGTACGGCAAGTCGAGACTGATCGGCTATCCGGCGCACTTCTCGAAGGTGGCGCGCTGTGCGGGGCCCTGGCTGAGGTAAGGCTGGTCCGAACCGAACTTCCGACGGCTCCTGTAAATGGACTTGTCCGGTCGCTCGAACAATGGAGGCTGCGAGCCTATCTGGCGTTACTGGTTGGTGATGTCGTGATCCTGCTGGGCAGTTTTCTGGCAGTGTCGGTGATCTACTTCGGCACAATCACCAACTGGGCGATGCTTCAGGGTGGGATGCTGTCGGCCTATGTCATCCTGCCGCTCTATCTTACCATTGCGCTGTATAACGGCACCTATTCGCGTCGTTCGTTGACCGACTGGCAAGCTACTTCGATCAAGGCGATTGCCGCGTTGCTGCTATCTGCAGCGTTGCTAAATTTGCTGGCGTTTTTCGCCAAGAGCAATGCCGAACTTTCGCGGCTCGTCTTTGCGGTCGGCCTGATAGTCTCCATTGTGCCGCTCGTCGCGCTGCGAATTGGCATGACGAAAGCGATCAGGCGGAAATTCGGGCGAAGCGTGATCAACCGGCTGGTAATTCAGGCCGGAGGGCCCCCCATCGACCTTCCCTATGCACAAGTCATCGATGCGGTTGCGCACGGACTCCGTCCCGATGCGGGCGACCCCTGGGCGCTCGACCGGTTGGGCAAATACTTGCGCAACATGGACGAAGTTATCGTCAGTTGTTCGGGTAACGATCGCGGTGATTGGGCACGTGTCCTGAAGGGCACGGGCATTCACGGCGAGGTTCTTCACCCGCTCTCGCGGGAAATCGGCGCTATCGGGGTGGTTCATCACGATGTCGCCGGGGTTTCTGCATTGCAGGTTTCGACGGGACGACTGGGAATGCGCGCCCGTGCGGCGAAACGCGGGTTCGATATCGTCGTATCGCTAAGTGCACTGGTTTTGCTTGCTCCGTTGATGCTGCTGGTGGCGCTGGCAATCAAGCTGGAAGATGGTGGGCCGGTGTTCTTCGTCCAGCAGCGCATGGGCCGGGGCAACCAGCTCTTCGACATCCTCAAGTTCCGCTCGATGCGTGCGGCCGATGCGGCGGGCGACCGCTCAGCTGCGCGCGATGATGATCGAGTAACGCGGATCGGGCGCTTCATCCGCAGGACCAGCATCGATGAATTACCGCAACTTCTCAATGTATTACGTGGAGATATGGCAATCATCGGCCCGCGTCCACATGCGTTAGGATCGAAAGCGGGAAGCAAGCTGTTCTGGCATGTTGATCGCAACTACTGGCAGCGGCACGGCTTCCGGCCCGGCATCACGGGGCTGGCGCAGGTGCGCGGACATCGCGGCGCTACCGATACCGAAGAACATCTCACTGACCGGCTCCTGGCGGATATGGAGTATATGCAGAACTGGAGCCTTTGGCGCGATATGGGCATTTTGCTCGCCACCCTGCGGGTGCTGGTGCACGACCGCGCGTTCTAG
- a CDS encoding DNA polymerase III subunit delta, with amino-acid sequence MKAGHRDYLKVAKRSGAAFRLHFFCGPDEAGASSAVAKLVELLPEAGERIDLSGADLRSDPTRLVDEARSTSLFGDSRHIVARVSGEDAQAAVASWCELADRGEMAQGWPIFIVATSATDKARTAAPLLKRADALVAMFYPPDMTDLVADVRARGYRLGLRVDVSLAETIAHAAGMDVRLALSEVEKLALYCDASPQAPKQADRAAWEAIGASTEDDDFMPLVNASLGAELNRLPAELVRLREVAMNPVAVALAMERRAAQLAILAPKLRQGQDIKALLSSHGVFFKEHRFVIEQLKLWSYARLEKLIPRLADLHRLLLANSQTAELLLARELTNIARYAAARR; translated from the coding sequence GTGAAGGCGGGTCATCGCGACTATCTGAAGGTCGCCAAGCGCAGCGGCGCCGCATTCCGCCTGCACTTTTTCTGCGGCCCGGACGAGGCGGGCGCGTCTTCAGCCGTCGCCAAGCTGGTCGAGCTGCTGCCGGAAGCAGGCGAGCGGATCGACCTGTCGGGCGCGGACCTGCGGAGCGACCCCACGCGGCTGGTGGACGAGGCCCGCTCCACTTCGCTGTTCGGGGATAGCCGCCATATCGTCGCCCGCGTGTCCGGCGAGGATGCGCAGGCCGCCGTCGCCAGCTGGTGTGAGCTGGCCGACCGGGGCGAAATGGCGCAGGGCTGGCCGATCTTCATCGTCGCCACTTCCGCCACCGACAAGGCGCGCACGGCTGCACCCTTGCTGAAGCGCGCCGATGCGCTGGTGGCAATGTTTTACCCGCCCGATATGACCGATCTCGTCGCCGACGTGCGCGCGCGGGGTTACCGGCTGGGGCTGCGGGTCGATGTCTCATTGGCCGAGACGATTGCCCACGCTGCGGGCATGGATGTGCGACTGGCGCTATCAGAGGTTGAGAAGCTGGCGCTCTATTGCGATGCCTCGCCGCAAGCACCCAAGCAGGCGGATCGCGCGGCTTGGGAGGCCATTGGCGCTTCAACAGAGGATGACGATTTCATGCCGCTGGTCAATGCCTCGCTTGGTGCGGAGCTGAACCGTTTGCCCGCCGAACTGGTGCGGCTGCGCGAAGTTGCGATGAATCCCGTGGCGGTTGCGCTGGCGATGGAACGCCGCGCCGCGCAACTGGCCATTCTCGCGCCCAAATTGCGTCAGGGGCAGGATATAAAGGCGCTGCTCAGCTCGCACGGGGTGTTCTTCAAGGAGCACCGTTTTGTCATCGAGCAATTGAAACTCTGGAGTTACGCTCGACTGGAAAAGCTCATCCCGCGCTTGGCAGATCTACATCGATTGCTGCTCGCCAATAGCCAGACTGCCGAACTGCTGCTGGCCCGCGAACTCACCAATATCGCACGCTACGCCGCTGCAAGGCGGTGA
- a CDS encoding leucine--tRNA ligase, whose protein sequence is MSTERFDPSAADGRWQRAWDEARSFEADSASSKPKSYVLEMFPYPSGRIHIGHVRNYTMGDVLARFRKMQGYEVLHPMGWDAFGMPAENAAMEKGVHPAGWTYANITTMKGQLKQLGFALDWSREFATCDPEYYGHEQALFIDLFEAGLVYRRESEVNWDPVDMTVLANEQVIDGKGWRSGAEVEKRKLNQWFLKITAFAQDLLTGVQGLEHWPAKVRTMQENWIGKSQGLEFSFDLSSGDRLPVYTTRPDTIFGASFVAVAADHPVAQGVAMNNCEAAQFIALCKKGGTTAAELETAEKLGFDTGISARHPFTGVNLPVYIANFVLMDYGTGAIMAVPGHDQRDFEFATKYDLPIPRVVASSVQEAAKPFDGLAEAGEGVLVNSGFLDGMSVEDAKREVITRAEAGGWGKGTTVWRLRDWGVSRQRYWGTPIPFIHCPACGVVPVPKDQLPVKLPEDVDFSTPGNPLSRHPTWKHVACPTCGGAAERETDTLDTFVNSSWYFLRFASQPADKPFDAAEVAQWLPVDQYIGGVEHAILHLLYARFWTRALAHVGKLEVQEPFASLFTQGMVTHETYQVFIPNEKGETHAPRSYFVTPHEVERRGGKVFEIESGLEVEVGRVIKMSKSKKNVVDPEDIIAQYGADAVRWFMLSDSPPERDLPWSESGIEGCWRFVQRLWRLFGQVGAGGAEADANHDGSLDRKVHQTIAGVTADIEALSFNKAVARIYELTGAIEKAELSASRSDAIRTLLHLVSPMMPHLAEEAWAQRGWSGLIAEAPWPTVDPALLVEDEVTIAVQHKGKLRDTLTVAKGLPQAELEALALASEKVQRSLDGAEVRKVIVVPDRLVNIVT, encoded by the coding sequence ATGAGCACCGAAAGATTCGATCCGTCCGCAGCAGACGGGCGCTGGCAACGCGCCTGGGATGAAGCCCGCAGTTTCGAGGCGGATTCCGCCAGTAGCAAGCCCAAGAGCTATGTCTTGGAGATGTTCCCCTATCCCAGCGGGCGCATCCACATCGGCCACGTGCGCAATTACACCATGGGCGACGTGCTGGCGCGGTTCCGCAAGATGCAGGGCTACGAAGTCCTGCACCCGATGGGCTGGGATGCTTTCGGGATGCCTGCCGAGAACGCGGCGATGGAAAAGGGCGTCCACCCAGCCGGCTGGACCTACGCAAATATCACCACGATGAAGGGCCAGTTGAAGCAGCTGGGCTTCGCGCTCGACTGGAGCCGCGAATTCGCCACCTGCGATCCGGAATATTACGGGCACGAGCAGGCGCTGTTTATCGACCTGTTCGAGGCGGGCCTCGTCTATCGACGCGAGAGCGAGGTCAACTGGGACCCGGTCGACATGACCGTGCTCGCCAACGAACAGGTGATCGACGGCAAGGGCTGGCGCTCGGGCGCGGAGGTGGAGAAGCGCAAGCTCAACCAGTGGTTCCTCAAGATCACCGCTTTCGCGCAGGATCTGCTTACTGGGGTGCAGGGGCTCGAACACTGGCCCGCCAAGGTGCGGACGATGCAGGAAAACTGGATCGGCAAGAGCCAGGGGCTGGAATTTTCCTTCGATCTTTCCAGCGGCGACAGACTGCCCGTTTACACCACCCGGCCCGATACGATCTTCGGCGCCAGCTTCGTCGCCGTGGCAGCGGATCATCCGGTGGCGCAGGGCGTGGCGATGAACAATTGCGAGGCCGCGCAGTTCATCGCGCTGTGCAAGAAAGGTGGCACCACGGCGGCGGAACTCGAGACGGCGGAAAAGCTCGGCTTCGATACCGGTATCTCCGCGCGCCATCCGTTCACCGGCGTGAACCTGCCGGTCTACATCGCCAATTTCGTGCTGATGGATTACGGCACCGGCGCAATCATGGCGGTGCCGGGCCACGACCAGCGCGACTTCGAATTTGCGACCAAATACGATCTGCCGATTCCGCGCGTGGTTGCATCAAGTGTGCAGGAAGCAGCCAAGCCTTTCGACGGTCTCGCGGAGGCAGGGGAAGGCGTTTTGGTGAACTCCGGCTTCCTCGACGGAATGAGCGTGGAAGACGCCAAGCGCGAGGTCATCACCCGCGCCGAGGCAGGCGGCTGGGGCAAGGGCACCACCGTCTGGCGGCTGCGCGACTGGGGCGTCTCTCGCCAGCGTTACTGGGGCACGCCGATCCCGTTCATCCACTGCCCGGCCTGCGGCGTGGTGCCAGTGCCGAAGGACCAGCTCCCCGTGAAGCTGCCTGAGGATGTCGATTTTTCGACGCCGGGCAATCCGTTGTCGCGGCACCCAACCTGGAAGCACGTCGCCTGCCCCACATGCGGCGGCGCGGCGGAGCGGGAGACCGACACGCTCGATACTTTCGTCAATTCCTCGTGGTATTTCCTCCGCTTCGCGAGCCAGCCTGCCGACAAGCCGTTCGATGCCGCCGAAGTCGCGCAGTGGCTGCCGGTGGACCAGTACATCGGCGGGGTCGAACACGCGATCCTGCACCTGCTCTACGCCCGCTTCTGGACCCGCGCGCTCGCCCATGTCGGCAAGCTGGAAGTGCAGGAACCGTTTGCGAGCCTGTTTACGCAGGGGATGGTGACGCACGAGACTTATCAGGTATTTATCCCGAACGAGAAGGGTGAGACCCACGCGCCCCGTAGCTACTTCGTTACCCCCCATGAGGTAGAGCGTCGTGGCGGTAAGGTCTTCGAGATCGAAAGTGGCTTGGAAGTCGAAGTTGGCCGCGTCATCAAGATGTCCAAGTCGAAGAAGAACGTCGTCGATCCGGAGGACATCATTGCCCAGTACGGGGCCGATGCGGTCCGCTGGTTCATGCTCAGCGATAGCCCGCCGGAGCGCGACCTGCCGTGGTCCGAAAGCGGGATCGAGGGCTGCTGGCGGTTCGTCCAGCGGCTGTGGCGGCTGTTCGGGCAAGTCGGCGCTGGCGGCGCCGAGGCTGACGCCAATCACGACGGGTCGCTCGATCGGAAGGTGCACCAGACGATTGCCGGAGTGACCGCCGATATCGAGGCGCTGTCGTTCAACAAGGCGGTGGCGCGGATCTATGAATTGACCGGAGCCATTGAAAAGGCGGAGCTTTCGGCCAGCCGCTCCGATGCCATCCGCACCCTGCTGCACCTCGTCTCGCCGATGATGCCACACTTGGCGGAAGAGGCCTGGGCGCAGCGCGGCTGGTCCGGGTTGATTGCCGAAGCGCCCTGGCCGACCGTCGATCCGGCACTGCTGGTGGAGGACGAAGTCACCATTGCCGTGCAGCACAAGGGAAAGCTGCGCGACACGCTGACCGTCGCCAAGGGCCTGCCGCAGGCGGAGCTGGAAGCGCTTGCGCTCGCCAGCGAGAAGGTCCAGCGTTCGCTTGATGGCGCAGAGGTTCGCAAGGTGATCGTGGTGCCCGACAGGCTGGTAAACATCGTCACATGA
- a CDS encoding DUF3576 domain-containing protein, whose protein sequence is MANFSLRSTASAALLGLATLGLTACGSSGNDERLRADLAASQVTSIGVNAYLWRAALETLSFMPLTQADSAGGVLITDWYVNPDSPNERVKVSVSILDQDLRADALRVAASRQTLQGGQWVEAPVQAATIQRLEDIILTKARDLRRSTVL, encoded by the coding sequence ATGGCCAATTTCTCCCTTCGCTCGACTGCCAGCGCCGCGCTTCTCGGTCTCGCCACTCTCGGCCTGACGGCCTGCGGCAGCAGCGGAAATGACGAGCGGTTGCGCGCCGATCTGGCGGCTTCGCAGGTCACTTCCATCGGGGTGAACGCCTATCTCTGGCGCGCCGCGCTGGAAACGCTGTCTTTCATGCCGCTGACGCAGGCAGACAGCGCGGGCGGGGTGCTGATTACCGACTGGTATGTGAATCCGGACAGCCCTAACGAGCGGGTCAAGGTTTCGGTTTCGATCCTCGACCAGGATCTGCGCGCCGATGCGCTGCGCGTTGCCGCCAGCCGCCAGACCTTGCAGGGCGGCCAGTGGGTCGAGGCGCCGGTGCAGGCCGCCACGATCCAGCGGTTGGAGGACATCATCCTCACCAAGGCGCGTGACCTTCGGCGTTCCACCGTCCTCTAA
- the phbB gene encoding acetoacetyl-CoA reductase translates to MGKVAVVTGGTRGIGRAVCEALQRDGFTVVASYAGNDEAARKFTADTGIATYKFDVGDHEATLAACARITEEVGPIEVVVNNAGITRDGTLMRMSYQDWDDVMRTNLGGCFNMAKAAFEGMKDRKWGRIINIGSINGQAGQYGQVNYAAAKSGIHGFTKALAQEGARYGITVNAIAPGYIDTDMVAAVPENVLEKIVAKIPVGRLGQASEIARGVSFLASEEGAFITGSTLSINGGQHMY, encoded by the coding sequence ATGGGTAAGGTAGCAGTCGTCACCGGGGGAACGCGCGGCATCGGGCGGGCGGTTTGCGAAGCACTCCAGCGCGATGGCTTCACCGTCGTCGCCAGCTACGCCGGGAACGACGAAGCCGCGCGCAAGTTCACCGCCGACACCGGGATCGCTACCTACAAGTTCGACGTGGGCGACCATGAGGCAACGCTGGCCGCCTGCGCCAGAATCACCGAGGAAGTCGGCCCAATCGAAGTCGTGGTCAACAACGCCGGGATCACCCGCGACGGTACGCTGATGCGGATGAGCTACCAGGACTGGGACGACGTGATGCGCACCAATCTGGGCGGCTGCTTCAACATGGCCAAGGCCGCGTTCGAAGGCATGAAAGACCGCAAGTGGGGTCGGATCATCAACATCGGCTCGATCAACGGGCAGGCCGGGCAATACGGGCAGGTGAACTATGCCGCCGCCAAGTCCGGCATCCACGGCTTCACCAAGGCGCTGGCACAGGAAGGCGCGCGCTACGGCATCACCGTGAACGCAATCGCGCCGGGCTATATCGACACCGACATGGTCGCTGCGGTGCCGGAAAACGTGCTGGAAAAGATCGTCGCCAAAATTCCCGTCGGCCGACTCGGCCAGGCAAGCGAAATCGCCCGCGGGGTAAGTTTCCTGGCATCCGAGGAAGGTGCATTCATCACCGGATCAACGCTCTCGATCAACGGCGGCCAGCATATGTATTGA
- a CDS encoding ribbon-helix-helix domain-containing protein, producing the protein MTTPYHPPVKRSVEIAGHKTSISLEPLFWEMLQAVAEREGLPLNAVVAQIDAERIEAGNAPGLATAVRLWLVADLRRQVPQ; encoded by the coding sequence GTGACCACACCCTACCACCCCCCGGTCAAACGCTCGGTCGAGATCGCCGGGCACAAGACCTCGATCAGCCTCGAACCGCTTTTCTGGGAAATGCTGCAAGCCGTAGCAGAACGGGAAGGGTTGCCGCTCAACGCCGTGGTGGCGCAAATCGATGCCGAGCGAATCGAGGCCGGGAATGCACCCGGCCTCGCGACGGCGGTCAGGCTGTGGCTCGTTGCCGATCTGCGGCGGCAGGTGCC